From Brienomyrus brachyistius isolate T26 chromosome 21, BBRACH_0.4, whole genome shotgun sequence, the proteins below share one genomic window:
- the czib gene encoding CXXC motif containing zinc binding protein produces the protein MIARRQRAPFSSTPIRACDGFPRAQRKMVKFGLQFKATLENITNVRPEGEDFRWYLKLKCGNCGEISDKWQYITLMDSMPLKGGRGSASMVQKCKLCSRENSIDILKDTITSYNAEDSDRFKTMVQFECRGLEPVDFQPQAGFSAQGAESGTPFPEINLLERDWNDYDEKISESVGIYEVTHKFVKC, from the exons ATGATCGCACGCCGACAGAGGGCGCCGTTCAGCAGCACGCCGATCCGCGCCTGTGACGGATTTCCCAGGGCTCAAAGAAAGATGGTG AAATTTGGACTTCAGTTTAAGGCGACGCTGGAAAACATCACCAACGTCCGACCAGAAGGGGAGGACTTCCGCTGGTATTTAAAG CTTAAATGTGGAAATTGCGGAGAAATTTCAGACAAATGGCAGTACATCACATTAATG GACAGCATGCCTCTgaagggaggaagaggaagtgCCAGTATGGTGCAGAAGTGTAAGCTATGTTCCCGGGAGAACTCCATTG ATATCTTGAAAGATACCATCACTTCATATAAT GCAGAAGACAGTGACAGGTTTAAGACCATGGTGCAGTTTGAATGTCGAGGTCTGGAACCGGTCGATTTTCAGCCTCAG GCTGGGTTCAGTGCCCAAGGTGCAGAGTCTGGGACTCCTTTCCCTGAAATCAACCTGCTGGAACGA GACTGGAATGACTACGATGAGAAGATCAGCGAGTCTGTGGGCATCTATGAAGTTACCCATAAGTTTGTCAAGTGCTGA